One region of Pangasianodon hypophthalmus isolate fPanHyp1 chromosome 15, fPanHyp1.pri, whole genome shotgun sequence genomic DNA includes:
- the hif1al2 gene encoding hypoxia inducible factor 1 subunit alpha, like 2, which yields MCLECRKARSRVAAQSRREKESQLFRELAALLPLAPYEADQLDKASVIRVTISYLHLRALLGIPDSTAVEAMMHPVSASQGELPESIKKWLLDTLEGFLLLMSLCGKIIFITKDVISHIGIKQMDLIGRSLFDFIHPSDHKEIKEILTSIIGSEDQQKCEVFFRIKGAVKNMLTPWQVIHCTGNKRSSSIPGSSYLLLLCRSLPVQEVIEMEAHLNFKTFLSIHEPDMKFTYCHSGVLELTGFSDIELYGQSVYQYYHPSDCQHIFKAHLCLFSKGQVYTGKYRLLQKHGGYVWVETDATVVYNVHTGKPERIVCINYILSGVELPDVVFSLEQTQCLLNAFHAPYTSMTRKETNQATSKTTDKNSSLVASPCERDEPTNSCTEILHKTALCGSLSNDMRDLDLDSLAPYIPTHEEDFHLTPILDGVASDSVLNRHPPSLSETWLTLDQKLPTDSEAICFHRLNINENRMLSSSSQWHESTHAMNKKQQERFKNQISIPEKKSDHWTDVSQHLTKSSSENFDGRTVWTCSQSYAEPVHLAYKYAELSWCPLGSSTQHSNQNTEEKMPSMLVNLPVLSRWECEVNAPLGPTSHLLQGTELTNVLDQVASWGCWY from the exons atGTGCTTAGAGTGTAGGAAGGCCCGATCCCGTGTGGCAGCTCAGAGCAGACGGGAGAAAGAAAGCCAGCTGTTTAGAGAGTTAGCGGCCCTGCTGCCCCTGGCCCCATATGAGGCAGATCAGCTGGATAAAGCTTCTGTCATCAGAGTTACAATCTCCTACTTGCACCTCAGAGCTCTACTGGGCATTCCTGACTCCACTGCAGTAGAAGCTATGATGCATCCTGTCTCAGCAAGTCAGG GGGAGTTACCAGAATCAATCAAGAAGTGGTTACTAGATACACTTGAAGGATTCCTGCTCTTAATGTCCTTGTGTGGCAAGATTATCTTCATCACAAAGGATGTCATCTCTCATATAGGAATCAAACAG ATGGATTTGATTGGCCGgagtttgtttgattttattcatccATCCGATCACAAGGAGATCAAAGAGATTCTTACAAGCATAATAG GGAGCGAAGACCAGCAGAAGTGTGAGGTTTTCTTCCGAATCAAAGGTGCAgtcaaaaacatgctgactCCCTGGCAG GTGATTCACTGCACTGGAAACAAAAGGTCGTCATCTATTCCAGGATCCAGCTATCTGCTTCTCCTGTGCAGATCATTACCTGTGCAAGAAGTCATTGAGATGGAGGCTCATCTGAATTTCAAAACATTCCTGAGCATCCATGAGCCAGACATGAAGTTCACCTACTGCCACTCTGG GGTCTTGGAACTGACTGGCTTTAGTGACATTGAGCTGTACGGTCAGTCTGTGTACCAGTACTATCATCCTTCTGATTGCCAGCATATCTTCAAGGCACACCTCTGTT TATTCTCAAAGGGCCAGGTGTACACTGGGAAGTATCGGCTCCTACAGAAGCACGGTGGCTACGTTTGGGTAGAGACGGACGCCACAGTTGTGTACAACGTTCACACAGGGAAGCCAGAGAGAATCGTGTGCATCAACTATATTCTAAG TGGAGTGGAGCTTCCAGATGTGGTGTTTTCACTGGAACAGACACAGTGCCTGCTGAATGCCTTCCATGCACCGTACACTTCGATGACACGTAAAGAGACCAATCAGGCAACAtctaaaaccactgacaagaaCAGCAGCCTTGTGGCCTCTCCCTGTGAGAGAG ACGAACCAACCAACAGCTGTACTGAGATTTTGCACAAGACTGCTTTGTGTGGCTCACTTTCCAAC gaCATGCGTGACCTGGATTTGGATAGTCTAGCCCCATACATTCCCACCCATGAAGAGGACTTCCATTTAACTCCTATTTTAGATGGAGTGGCAAGTGATTCAGTATTAAACAGACACCCGCCCTCTCTTAGTGAGACATGGTTAACTCTGGACCAAAAGCTGCCCACAGATTCAGAAGCAATCTGTTTCcacag GCTAAATATAAACGAGAACCGTATGCTCAGTTCATCAAGCCAATGGCATGAGAGCACACACGCaatgaacaaaaaacaacag GAGCGGTTTAAGAATCAAATCTCCATTCCTGAAAAAAAGAGCGATCATTGGACAGACGTCTCTCAACATCTCACTAAATCTTCCTCAGAAAATTTTG ATGGAAGAACAGTCTGGACTTGCAGCCAGAGTTACGCAGAGCCAGTGCATTTGGCCTACAAATATGCCGAGCTCTCGTGGTGTCCTCTGGGATCTTCAACGCAACATAGCAACcaaaacacagaggaaaaaatgcCCTCAATGCTAGTTAACTTGCCTGTACTGAGCAGGTGGGAATGTGAAGTGAATGCACCCCTGGGACCCACTTCACACTTGCTTCAAGGGACTGAACTCACCAATGTCCTGGATCAGGTTGCTTCATGGGGGTGCTGGTACTAA